One Mercurialis annua linkage group LG3, ddMerAnnu1.2, whole genome shotgun sequence DNA window includes the following coding sequences:
- the LOC126673716 gene encoding xyloglucan galactosyltransferase XLT2: MLTISRPSSPEPYIRKPKTPPDDVVFPRKNSFTSLSSLLSYSYFNQSRAWLLLSILSVQIILLLALRTIPFSFPHRRHHFPSPYTIHRNNYNHAITNKTDTADSDDCRLGRVFVYELPSEFNTELIRNCDELNPWSSRCDALTNDGFGQEATGLSGIIPENLLPAWYWTDQFVSEIIFHNRILKHTCRTMEPNNATAFYIPFYAGLAVGKYLWFNYSSKDRDRHCQMMLNWVHDQPYFKKSNGWDHFLTMGRISWDFRRSKEEDWGSSCLYQPGMRNITRLLIERNPWDYFDVGVPYPTGFHPRSDNDILQWQEFVRTRNRNKLFCFAGAKRGSIKNDFRGLLLSHCHNESDACQVVDCAGSRCANGTSAILETFLDSDFCLQPRGDSFTRRSIFDCMLAGSIPVLFWRRSAYQQYEWFLPEKPESYSVFIHRDEVKNGTSVRKVLESYSKEEVREMREKVIEFIPKFVYARAHDGLESIKDAFDIAIDGVLRRFKEQEDWDYKW; the protein is encoded by the coding sequence ATGCTTACCATTTCTAGACCATCCTCCCCTGAACCGTACATCAGAAAACCTAAAACCCCACCGGACGACGTAGTTTTCCCTCGTAAAAACTCCTTCACCTCACTTAGTTCTCTCCTTTCTTATTCTTATTTCAATCAATCACGCGCATGGCTTCTCCTCTCTATCCTCTCCGTTCAGATCATCCTCCTCCTTGCCCTCCGTACAATCCCGTTTTCATTCCCTCACCGCCGCCACCATTTCCCTTCTCCGTACACGATTCATCGCAATAATTACAATCATGCCATCACCAATAAAACGGATACTGCTGACTCCGATGATTGCCGATTAGGAAGAGTCTTTGTTTATGAATTACCTAGTGAGTTCAATACTGAGTTGATTCGAAACTGTGACGAGTTAAACCCTTGGAGTTCTCGATGCGACGCCTTAACAAACGACGGTTTTGGTCAAGAAGCTACCGGACTTTCCGGTATTATCCCGGAAAATTTGCTTCCGGCTTGGTACTGGACGGACCAATTCGTATCGGAGATTATTTTCCATAATCGGATTTTGAAGCACACGTGTCGAACGATGGAGCCAAACAACGCGACGGCGTTTTATATTCCGTTTTATGCAGGGCTTGCTGTTGGAAAATATTTATGGTTTAATTACAGTTCTAAAGACCGTGATCGTCACTGCCAGATGATGTTAAATTGGGTGCACGATCAACCCTACTTCAAGAAATCAAACGGCTGGGATCATTTTCTTACAATGGGACGCATCTCATGGGATTTTCGTCGGTCGAAAGAAGAAGACTGGGGTTCCAGCTGTCTTTACCAGCCAGGTATGAGAAATATCACTCGTCTATTAATTGAACGGAATCCATGGGATTATTTCGACGTCGGTGTACCTTACCCCACTGGATTCCACCCTAGATCAGATAACGATATTCTCCAGTGGCAGGAATTTGTCCGTACACGTAACCGTAACAAACTATTCTGTTTTGCCGGTGCAAAACGCGGTTCTATTAAAAACGATTTTAGAGGGCTGTTACTGAGTCATTGCCATAACGAGTCGGACGCGTGTCAAGTCGTTGACTGCGCCGGTAGCCGTTGCGCGAATGGCACGTCGGCGATTCTCGAAACGTTTCTAGACTCCGATTTCTGTTTACAGCCGAGAGGCGATAGTTTTACTCGACGGTCTATTTTTGATTGTATGTTAGCCGGTTCGATTCCGGTTTTATTCTGGAGACGGTCGGCTTATCAGCAGTATGAGTGGTTTTTACCGGAGAAACCCGAGAGTTACTCAGTTTTTATACATAGAGACGAGGTTAAAAACGGAACTTCAGTGAGGAAAGTGCTGGAGAGTTATAGTAAGGAGGAAGTGAGGGAAATGAGAGAAAAAGTAATTGAATTTATACCGAAATTTGTGTATGCAAGGGCGCATGACGGTTTAGAGAGTATTAAAGATGCGTTTGATATTGCAATTGATGGAGTTTTACGGAGATTTAAGGAGCAAGAAGACTGGGATTACAAGTggtaa